From the genome of Gracilimonas sp., one region includes:
- a CDS encoding T9SS type A sorting domain-containing protein translates to MIKSKIHIKILFITIFLFCMGGIDVSAQTTNWNGSVNSDWNNASNWSNGVPGPGYRAVITNYSNKPILNTSATVNTLQLGSYYPGPGVTFLTVISGGNLTITNEIEFNGNGGSLHIDGGTVNHTGTSLDWGSNDNRYVEMTSGSFTTNANFSINGGNKTTQPGFSVGSGTATFNGNLTVSSSGSGKWFDAGSGVVNVEGNLNIQNSALFELGTATLTVDGTTTINGTFDGEDGMATFEGPANVQSGGTLENDSGTLVFNSTLDVQGNAYAYLGSGTVEINNDVQVQSSGYFYVQDATVNINGNADFSSNGNLYVDTGTINVAGDASVTSGGSMSLGSGNLELSGDFEVTGGSNFNADSSTVTFSGDNTQTITTNGSNITFNNVVVDSGATFQTDGGSENVVTVEGNLTVNEGGSVNVQDDDQLDIQGEVNGDGSDNVQSPAPFAVSAVATDVNTVIVTFNKAMVESLAENVSNYTIERVSNSNSVTVNSATLNTGGNSKQVTLSISTILEDVEYRIIMNNLESTDNGELSDNHIKRFTKVGPITFYSVTSGNWATAGTWSKTSHSGTPSASDHPGNTNNATVIVGDGDVVTISSSTSIENQTAVQVKSGSVLRVGSGGVLTTGLKTITGAGTFEVTTGTLRIGSLSGISSSGSTGNIQTTTRTFGTSGSYTYNGSGVQNTGNGLPGTVQNLTISNSSGVTLSTNNIQVSGTLFLTSGTFNIGSGKNLIANTKSIGSGDLKIERTITGSNGWRLLSSPLDTDFDDLLDKTVTQGFTGAYYSTGSNPGDTLQPNVLYYDETYPGTDNQRWRAPSNASNSIPEGLGLFTYIFGDIDADPNYNDVFPLPLTLDVQGQENEGPVDFGVTYTTSADSGWNLAGNPYAATIDWDNASSWTKTNIDQTIYIWDYSSNQFLTWNGSTGDLGSGLIAPFQGFWIKANAITPSLVVEEDAKTTGGTYVGKLNSANNKANHPMFSLTLVDDQNREVSAHFMFTESAKIGKDPLDGYRLNPYSGITDYIELSSVSSSGDKYSINNLPRNFGTPIEIPLQVEAYENGFSISKSMYMKLQKFSNIPDGWTITLIDKKTSTEVSLKNQPSYIFTHKGTMGKQAANQSSSLKPKIQSKADPKNARFVIRIEPGADASDLPSDFTLKQNYPNPFNPSTKIQFELPLQGVAELSIFDILGRKVTTIVDSELQAGIHTFTWDASNFSSGIYLYRLVTNNGVFTKKMTLIK, encoded by the coding sequence GTGATTAAATCCAAGATTCACATAAAAATTCTGTTCATCACCATATTTCTTTTTTGTATGGGTGGAATTGATGTATCTGCCCAAACCACAAATTGGAATGGCTCTGTTAACAGCGACTGGAATAATGCTTCGAACTGGAGTAACGGCGTTCCCGGCCCGGGATATAGAGCAGTTATCACGAATTACTCCAATAAGCCAATCCTTAATACTTCAGCAACGGTAAATACCCTTCAGCTCGGGAGTTACTACCCGGGTCCGGGAGTTACCTTTCTTACGGTGATATCAGGTGGAAATTTAACGATCACCAATGAAATTGAATTCAATGGCAATGGAGGCTCTCTACACATTGACGGGGGAACGGTAAATCATACCGGAACCTCACTCGACTGGGGTTCCAATGATAATCGTTATGTAGAAATGACCAGCGGTAGTTTTACCACCAATGCAAATTTTTCGATTAATGGTGGAAATAAAACAACACAACCTGGCTTCTCGGTTGGCAGCGGAACAGCTACTTTTAATGGAAATCTTACCGTCAGCAGTTCGGGTAGCGGCAAATGGTTTGATGCCGGTTCTGGTGTTGTAAATGTAGAAGGTAACCTGAACATTCAGAATAGTGCATTATTTGAATTAGGCACAGCAACTTTGACTGTTGATGGAACAACAACCATTAACGGTACATTTGACGGTGAAGATGGAATGGCAACTTTTGAAGGACCAGCAAATGTTCAAAGTGGAGGCACATTAGAAAACGATTCCGGTACACTCGTATTTAATTCCACACTAGATGTGCAAGGTAATGCCTATGCTTATTTAGGATCGGGTACCGTAGAAATTAACAACGATGTACAAGTTCAAAGCTCCGGATATTTTTATGTGCAGGATGCTACCGTGAACATCAATGGTAATGCTGACTTTTCGAGCAACGGTAATCTATATGTTGATACTGGAACTATTAATGTTGCTGGCGACGCCTCCGTTACAAGTGGGGGTTCGATGTCGCTTGGGAGTGGTAATTTGGAGCTTTCCGGAGATTTTGAAGTCACCGGTGGCAGTAATTTTAATGCCGATTCCAGTACCGTAACCTTTAGTGGAGACAACACTCAAACCATCACCACCAATGGTAGCAATATCACTTTCAATAATGTCGTCGTCGATTCCGGAGCTACTTTCCAAACTGACGGGGGTTCTGAGAATGTAGTTACGGTTGAAGGTAACCTTACCGTTAATGAAGGTGGTTCTGTCAATGTACAGGACGATGACCAACTCGATATTCAGGGTGAAGTAAATGGTGATGGTTCAGATAACGTACAGAGCCCGGCCCCATTTGCCGTTTCTGCGGTAGCAACCGATGTAAACACCGTCATTGTTACTTTTAACAAGGCCATGGTCGAATCCTTGGCAGAGAATGTTTCCAATTATACCATAGAAAGGGTCAGCAACTCCAACTCGGTAACCGTAAACAGTGCTACTCTAAATACGGGAGGCAATAGTAAACAGGTTACATTGTCTATATCCACCATTCTTGAAGATGTGGAATACCGAATCATCATGAACAACCTTGAAAGCACTGACAACGGGGAATTATCTGACAATCACATCAAGAGGTTTACCAAGGTAGGCCCCATTACTTTTTATAGCGTTACTTCCGGCAACTGGGCTACTGCAGGCACCTGGTCCAAAACCAGTCATTCTGGTACTCCTTCTGCTTCTGACCATCCCGGAAATACAAATAATGCAACCGTAATTGTTGGTGATGGTGATGTAGTCACTATTTCAAGTTCCACAAGCATTGAAAATCAAACTGCGGTTCAGGTGAAATCAGGATCGGTACTTCGTGTAGGTTCAGGTGGGGTCTTAACCACCGGATTAAAGACGATAACCGGAGCGGGTACTTTTGAAGTTACAACAGGAACCCTCAGAATAGGTTCACTTTCAGGTATTTCGTCTTCCGGGTCAACCGGAAATATTCAAACCACAACCCGTACATTCGGTACTTCAGGCAGTTACACGTACAATGGAAGCGGAGTACAAAATACAGGCAATGGTTTACCCGGAACGGTACAGAATTTAACGATCTCGAATAGCTCCGGAGTAACTTTATCAACCAATAACATTCAGGTTAGTGGTACCCTCTTTTTAACCAGTGGGACGTTCAACATTGGGTCCGGAAAAAATTTAATCGCAAACACAAAATCCATTGGCAGCGGAGATCTCAAAATTGAGCGAACCATAACCGGTTCCAATGGCTGGCGATTACTTTCTTCTCCATTAGATACTGATTTTGATGATCTGCTTGACAAAACCGTAACTCAGGGCTTTACAGGCGCCTATTATAGTACTGGGTCAAATCCTGGAGACACATTACAACCTAATGTGCTTTATTACGATGAAACCTATCCCGGTACGGATAATCAACGGTGGAGAGCCCCATCCAATGCTTCAAATTCTATTCCAGAAGGACTTGGGTTGTTCACCTATATCTTCGGGGATATCGATGCTGACCCAAATTATAATGACGTTTTCCCACTGCCATTAACACTGGATGTTCAGGGACAAGAAAATGAAGGACCTGTTGATTTTGGTGTCACCTATACCACCTCTGCTGACTCAGGCTGGAATTTAGCAGGCAATCCCTATGCTGCCACTATCGATTGGGATAACGCCTCTTCCTGGACCAAAACAAATATCGATCAAACCATCTACATATGGGATTATAGCAGCAACCAATTTTTAACCTGGAATGGATCTACAGGAGATTTAGGAAGTGGATTAATTGCTCCTTTCCAGGGGTTTTGGATTAAAGCTAATGCAATCACTCCTTCTCTTGTTGTTGAGGAAGATGCTAAAACAACGGGCGGTACCTATGTTGGCAAACTAAATTCAGCTAACAACAAAGCTAACCACCCAATGTTTTCTCTGACGCTGGTTGATGATCAGAACAGGGAAGTTTCAGCTCATTTTATGTTTACTGAGTCGGCTAAAATTGGTAAAGATCCCTTAGATGGATACCGTTTAAATCCGTACTCCGGCATTACTGATTACATTGAATTATCCTCTGTTTCTTCCAGCGGAGATAAATATTCTATCAATAACCTGCCTCGTAATTTTGGAACACCTATCGAAATCCCACTTCAGGTAGAAGCTTATGAAAATGGGTTTTCGATTTCTAAAAGTATGTACATGAAGCTTCAGAAATTTTCGAATATACCGGATGGTTGGACGATCACATTGATTGATAAAAAAACATCAACAGAAGTCAGCCTCAAAAATCAACCCTCGTATATATTTACACACAAAGGTACTATGGGGAAACAAGCGGCAAATCAAAGTAGCTCTTTGAAACCAAAAATTCAGAGTAAGGCAGATCCCAAAAATGCTCGTTTTGTAATACGGATAGAACCGGGAGCAGATGCCAGCGACCTCCCTTCCGATTTTACCCTGAAACAAAATTATCCTAATCCCTTTAATCCTTCCACAAAAATTCAATTTGAACTACCGCTACAAGGCGTTGCAGAACTCTCGATTTTTGATATTCTCGGTAGAAAAGTAACAACCATTGTTGATTCTGAACTTCAGGCAGGAATACACACGTTTACCTGGGACGCCTCTAACTTTTCAAGTGGTATTTATTTATATCGATTAGTCACAAACAATGGTGTTTTTACCAAAAAAATGACCTTGATTAAATAG
- the rfbD gene encoding dTDP-4-dehydrorhamnose reductase — protein sequence MRILITGGSGQLGREWVSFLNRKEVEFISLPSADLDVTDHADTNRVLSNLRPDLIINCAAYTKVDQAEDEPEKAFQVNEKAVGNLAKYCAQKKIKILHFSTDYVFPGTKEDMEKFPEGYTEDHPTKPINVYGSSKLAGEKAIQDSGCNYLLIRVSWLCGKYGSNFVKTMLKLAEDRDTLKVVNDQFGCPTFAKNVVENCWQLIEGNEEGVFHLTSKGKITWYDFASEIFKQAGVDINLEPVDSSAFPTKAKRPAFSLLSTEKIANISGVSLIEWEEGLKSMLAELKV from the coding sequence ATGCGGATTTTAATTACGGGTGGCAGTGGTCAGCTTGGAAGGGAATGGGTGAGCTTCCTGAACCGTAAAGAAGTGGAGTTTATATCCTTGCCTTCCGCTGATCTGGATGTAACCGACCATGCGGATACCAATCGTGTGCTGAGCAATCTCCGACCGGATCTTATTATTAATTGTGCAGCCTACACAAAAGTAGATCAGGCCGAAGATGAACCCGAAAAAGCTTTCCAGGTAAATGAAAAGGCGGTTGGAAACCTGGCCAAATATTGTGCCCAAAAAAAAATTAAGATATTGCATTTTTCAACCGATTATGTTTTTCCCGGGACAAAAGAGGATATGGAGAAATTTCCGGAAGGGTACACTGAAGATCATCCCACTAAACCGATTAATGTGTATGGGAGTTCTAAACTTGCCGGAGAAAAAGCTATTCAGGACAGTGGATGCAACTATTTGCTTATCCGGGTTTCATGGCTGTGTGGTAAGTATGGCAGCAACTTTGTGAAAACGATGCTCAAACTGGCTGAAGACCGTGATACACTAAAGGTTGTGAATGATCAATTTGGCTGTCCCACTTTTGCAAAAAATGTGGTTGAAAACTGCTGGCAGCTTATTGAAGGCAATGAAGAGGGAGTTTTCCATCTGACCTCAAAAGGAAAGATAACCTGGTACGATTTTGCATCAGAAATTTTTAAACAAGCTGGAGTAGATATTAATCTTGAGCCGGTAGATAGCTCCGCATTCCCTACCAAAGCCAAACGTCCGGCTTTTTCCCTGTTAAGTACTGAAAAAATTGCTAACATCTCAGGCGTTTCCCTTATTGAATGGGAAGAAGGATTAAAATCAATGTTGGCCGAACTTAAAGTATGA
- the rfbC gene encoding dTDP-4-dehydrorhamnose 3,5-epimerase, whose protein sequence is MKITETRIPAVKIIEPRVFEDDRGYFFEAYRKSELKKSGIDVDFVQDNVSKSYKNTVRGLHYQIENPQDKLVQCLKGSILDVAVDLRQNSPSFGNYVAFKLTDVSKRMLFIPKGFAHGFSVLSDEAVVAYKCSDYYNAEGERGVRWDDPLIRIHWDVARPILSEKDRKLPLFSSLKEEDLF, encoded by the coding sequence ATGAAGATTACAGAAACACGCATTCCTGCTGTAAAAATTATAGAACCCCGGGTTTTTGAAGACGACCGGGGATATTTTTTTGAGGCTTATCGGAAATCGGAGCTCAAAAAATCGGGTATTGATGTAGATTTTGTGCAAGATAACGTCTCAAAATCCTATAAAAACACGGTTCGTGGATTGCATTATCAAATAGAAAATCCCCAGGATAAACTGGTACAGTGCCTGAAGGGATCAATACTGGATGTGGCTGTAGATCTTCGGCAGAATTCTCCTTCTTTTGGAAATTATGTGGCCTTTAAGCTCACGGATGTAAGCAAACGAATGCTTTTCATCCCTAAAGGATTTGCCCATGGCTTTTCGGTGCTTTCTGATGAGGCGGTTGTGGCCTACAAGTGCTCAGATTATTACAATGCCGAAGGGGAGCGGGGGGTGCGCTGGGATGATCCTCTGATTCGAATTCACTGGGATGTGGCCCGTCCAATTCTTTCTGAAAAAGACCGGAAACTGCCTTTATTTTCATCACTCAAAGAAGAAGACTTATTCTGA
- the rfbB gene encoding dTDP-glucose 4,6-dehydratase yields MRIIVTGGAGFIGSNLILRLTEDHPDWEIYNLDKLTYASDQSYLKSLKDSGRYYFKKVDLVNRNEVHDIVQTFKPQGVFHLAAESHVDNSIQGPEPFIQSNIVGTFNILEECRLLWKDDEEEWENNRFLHVSTDEVYGELQDEDGFFTEETPYAPNSPYSASKAGSDMIVRAYYHTYGMNVVTTNCSNNYGPHQHDEKLIPVVIRSAINHEKIPVYGKGENVRDWLFVHNHCDALDVAFGKGKAGETYTIGGNNEWKNIDLVRKICDILNEEVGKGPEGDYKNLITFVTDRLGHDFRYAIDASKIKNELGWEPSQDFDGMLRQTILWYVEKYNSK; encoded by the coding sequence ATGCGAATTATTGTAACGGGAGGAGCCGGTTTCATTGGTTCGAACCTGATTTTAAGACTTACCGAAGACCACCCGGATTGGGAAATATACAACCTGGATAAACTTACATATGCCTCCGATCAATCCTATCTGAAATCACTCAAAGATTCGGGCAGATACTACTTTAAGAAAGTGGATTTGGTTAATAGAAACGAGGTGCACGATATAGTGCAGACGTTCAAGCCGCAGGGGGTTTTTCATCTTGCTGCAGAGTCTCATGTTGATAATTCAATACAGGGGCCCGAACCCTTTATACAGTCTAACATTGTAGGCACATTCAATATTCTGGAAGAGTGTCGGTTGCTTTGGAAGGATGATGAAGAGGAATGGGAAAACAATCGTTTTTTGCATGTTTCTACAGATGAAGTGTATGGCGAGCTACAAGACGAGGATGGCTTTTTTACTGAGGAAACTCCCTATGCTCCTAATTCTCCTTATTCAGCTTCCAAAGCCGGCAGCGATATGATTGTGCGAGCCTATTATCATACCTACGGCATGAATGTGGTCACCACCAATTGTTCCAACAATTACGGGCCACACCAACATGATGAGAAACTAATTCCCGTCGTCATTCGAAGTGCCATCAACCATGAGAAAATACCTGTATATGGGAAAGGGGAGAATGTCCGCGACTGGCTTTTTGTGCATAACCATTGCGATGCTTTGGATGTAGCTTTTGGCAAGGGTAAGGCTGGTGAAACGTATACAATTGGCGGCAATAACGAATGGAAAAACATTGACCTGGTACGGAAAATCTGTGATATCCTGAACGAAGAAGTAGGAAAAGGACCAGAGGGTGACTATAAAAACCTGATCACTTTTGTAACCGACCGGCTGGGACATGATTTCCGGTATGCTATCGATGCCTCAAAAATTAAGAATGAATTGGGCTGGGAACCTTCTCAGGATTTCGACGGAATGCTCCGCCAAACAATTTTGTGGTATGTGGAGAAGTATAATTCAAAATGA
- a CDS encoding sugar phosphate nucleotidyltransferase yields MKGIILAGGTGSRLFPLTKVTNKHLLPIGDKPMIYHPIEKLTEVGIQEILIVTGTEHMGAVVNLLGSGKDFGCRFTYKVQDEAGGIAQALGLAENFAGDEPVVVILGDNIFQSSLKKAVDNYDGTGAQILIKEVPDPKRYGVAELDGEEVLSIEEKPEKPKSNYAVTGVYFYDSKVFDCIQNLKPSGRGELEITDVNNFYIQKGEMKSSVMEGWWTDAGTPESYRIANELVRG; encoded by the coding sequence ATGAAAGGAATTATTCTTGCAGGCGGAACCGGATCACGGTTATTTCCTCTAACTAAAGTTACGAACAAACATTTGCTTCCGATTGGTGACAAACCCATGATTTATCATCCCATCGAAAAGCTAACAGAAGTGGGTATTCAGGAGATACTGATCGTGACCGGAACAGAGCACATGGGAGCGGTTGTTAATTTGTTGGGTTCAGGGAAGGATTTTGGTTGTAGGTTCACCTATAAGGTACAGGATGAGGCGGGAGGAATTGCACAAGCTTTGGGACTGGCAGAAAATTTTGCAGGAGATGAACCTGTGGTTGTAATACTGGGTGATAATATTTTTCAGAGTTCACTAAAAAAGGCTGTTGACAACTATGACGGAACCGGCGCTCAGATTCTGATCAAGGAAGTACCCGACCCCAAACGATATGGGGTGGCTGAGCTGGATGGAGAGGAAGTACTTTCGATCGAAGAAAAACCGGAGAAGCCTAAATCAAATTATGCCGTGACCGGCGTTTACTTTTATGACTCAAAAGTCTTTGATTGCATTCAAAACTTAAAGCCATCTGGCCGGGGAGAGTTAGAAATAACAGATGTCAATAACTTCTACATTCAAAAAGGAGAAATGAAAAGCTCGGTAATGGAAGGTTGGTGGACCGATGCCGGAACACCTGAATCATACCGGATCGCCAATGAATTGGTAAGGGGATAA